In bacterium, a genomic segment contains:
- a CDS encoding DUF3857 domain-containing protein, with product MILRICFVLLSCCSLLVAADYEIVEKQDSLRVESLSYASEHHRQVVRILTDEGTGYREFLAVNGYIQIKNINVTVKTEGGRSTKLKNEEIYEVPVVESPDMVTDYKALVIAPENLRRGDTIYIEYDRSVTSLLYLDPWVYGTNIPIRKANCTLRFPANTPVKYRGEDPSVKVQKSEDQDVVTVLFESASQQEVYLSGKSESFGNVEKRVVFMPEMTMTEKWTLSTKSWQDVAQWFSELTRFAYHEDPAMDAIVQEVKRTASSPEQIAEALYQYIQKNFTYMAIEVGIGGYKPRFAAQTFQKKYGDCKDLTFLYLALLKKAGIEAYPALVDTRHAKFFYRDFPSPSQFNHCIAYIPKLRKGIWVDTTVKNFRLGEVPAVIQGKHALVAGGPNTLVQIPEDFYSSNVLKFELNGVYGEPELKMTGSVHTLGQANAYVDLMKNALMRNAVKNYVYSRLLKPGLPVQKLQTEHSGERSLQLTFSTPVQTLESYKMFLVNIVRYPPLENLAIDPRENEFFALGIPIRLVLDSTIDLSGRSIVSGADLKEKKGEFLSYKLELKQDQGKLRYTADVYFANGFLDNTEMKKYKGELQEFAGLLQRTVVVK from the coding sequence ATGATCCTGAGAATTTGCTTCGTCTTGCTTTCGTGCTGCAGCCTCCTTGTCGCTGCTGATTACGAGATCGTTGAAAAACAGGATTCCCTACGGGTGGAATCCCTTAGTTATGCGAGTGAACATCACAGGCAGGTCGTTAGAATTCTCACCGACGAAGGTACCGGTTACAGGGAATTTCTCGCAGTGAATGGATATATTCAAATCAAAAACATCAATGTGACGGTCAAAACGGAAGGGGGTCGCTCCACAAAACTGAAAAATGAAGAAATCTATGAAGTGCCTGTGGTGGAATCCCCCGATATGGTTACGGATTACAAGGCGCTCGTGATCGCTCCCGAAAACTTACGACGGGGCGATACGATCTATATTGAATATGATCGTTCAGTTACCAGTTTGCTGTATCTGGATCCCTGGGTGTATGGCACAAATATTCCTATTCGAAAGGCAAATTGCACTTTGAGGTTCCCGGCGAACACGCCGGTGAAATATAGAGGCGAAGATCCTTCCGTGAAAGTGCAGAAATCGGAGGACCAGGATGTTGTAACCGTTCTCTTCGAATCCGCTTCTCAACAGGAAGTCTATCTTTCCGGCAAATCAGAATCGTTTGGCAATGTGGAAAAAAGAGTTGTCTTCATGCCGGAAATGACGATGACCGAGAAATGGACGCTCTCCACCAAAAGCTGGCAGGATGTCGCCCAATGGTTTTCCGAATTGACGAGATTTGCTTATCATGAGGATCCTGCTATGGACGCGATCGTTCAAGAAGTGAAGCGGACTGCAAGTTCGCCGGAACAGATCGCCGAAGCTTTATATCAGTACATCCAGAAAAATTTCACGTACATGGCAATTGAAGTAGGTATCGGCGGTTACAAACCACGTTTTGCCGCGCAGACTTTTCAGAAAAAATATGGCGATTGCAAAGATCTTACATTTCTGTACCTTGCATTATTGAAGAAGGCCGGAATTGAAGCGTACCCCGCGCTTGTGGATACGCGCCATGCCAAGTTCTTTTATCGTGACTTCCCGAGTCCATCGCAGTTCAACCACTGTATCGCATACATTCCGAAACTGAGAAAGGGAATCTGGGTGGACACAACCGTGAAAAATTTTCGTTTAGGGGAAGTGCCGGCCGTGATTCAAGGGAAGCATGCGTTGGTGGCTGGAGGACCGAATACTCTTGTCCAGATACCGGAAGACTTCTACAGCTCCAACGTCTTGAAGTTTGAGCTCAACGGCGTTTATGGCGAGCCGGAGCTTAAAATGACAGGTTCCGTTCACACTCTGGGGCAAGCAAATGCCTATGTCGATTTGATGAAGAATGCATTGATGCGAAATGCTGTAAAGAATTATGTGTACAGCAGACTGTTGAAACCTGGACTTCCAGTGCAGAAGCTCCAAACGGAACATTCTGGCGAACGTTCGCTCCAGCTTACTTTTTCTACGCCTGTGCAAACGCTGGAAAGCTACAAAATGTTTTTGGTCAACATTGTTCGCTATCCGCCTTTAGAGAATCTTGCAATCGACCCAAGAGAAAATGAATTCTTTGCTCTGGGGATTCCGATCCGTCTGGTTCTCGATTCCACGATCGATCTTTCCGGACGCAGCATCGTGTCAGGCGCGGATCTCAAGGAGAAAAAAGGGGAATTCCTTTCCTACAAACTGGAATTGAAACAGGATCAGGGAAAACTCCGCTACACCGCGGATGTTTATTTTGCAAACGGCTTTCTGGACAACACCGAAATGAAGAAGTACAAAGGGGAGCTTCAGGAATTTGCGGGCCTCCTTCAACGCACCGTGGTAGTAAAGTAG
- a CDS encoding DUF4440 domain-containing protein gives MDKERAEILELDKQWAHAAAEGQDIDRIVSFWADDATLMPPGTPAIAGKDAIRKFVQESLAIPGFSITWETSSVTLSQDGTLAYAFGSNKTTFYDPEGKQITLHGKGITVWRKEPSGTWKCVVDIWNDDPTAVK, from the coding sequence ATGGATAAAGAGCGCGCAGAAATTCTGGAACTCGACAAGCAATGGGCTCACGCGGCTGCCGAAGGCCAGGATATTGATCGCATCGTATCGTTTTGGGCTGATGATGCGACCTTGATGCCTCCCGGCACGCCGGCGATTGCAGGTAAAGATGCGATCCGAAAGTTTGTGCAGGAAAGCCTGGCAATTCCTGGCTTCAGCATTACATGGGAAACCAGCAGCGTTACGTTGTCTCAAGATGGTACGTTAGCGTACGCATTTGGAAGCAACAAGACCACATTTTACGATCCTGAAGGAAAACAGATTACATTGCATGGCAAAGGTATTACGGTTTGGCGTAAGGAACCGTCAGGCACGTGGAAATGTGTCGTTGATATTTGGAATGATGATCCAACAGCGGTGAAATAG
- a CDS encoding thiamine biosynthesis protein has product MSKIIAIGLLSGGLDSSIACRLIQNQGVEVKAINFYTGFCTTDFRRQVNRQKAKGKVYSNESLQSAAALKVEIEYIDISATYIKDVLMKPKHGYGSAMNPCLDCRGYMLARAKKYMEDAGAQFVFTGEVLGQRPMSQYRKALDIVAEESGLGRLLVRPLSAQLLPPTIPEENGWIVREKLAGISGRSRKEQYRLAEELGVSVYSQPAGGCCSLADVSYGKKFRDLLSHMEEGNIPSLDDVILLKVGRHFRPSQSLKVVVGRDEVENKFLEHYSGSGRAVLSSIDVVGPVTIAEGHLDFDELQTAAAITARYADHEGAETIRIKYEYRDTSGIMEVHPVETQQLDAWRLC; this is encoded by the coding sequence ATGAGCAAAATCATAGCAATCGGCCTACTTTCAGGTGGTCTGGACAGTTCCATTGCGTGCAGACTGATCCAGAATCAAGGTGTGGAAGTAAAGGCGATCAATTTTTACACCGGTTTTTGCACGACTGATTTTCGCCGGCAAGTCAACCGCCAGAAAGCAAAAGGAAAGGTGTATTCCAACGAATCACTCCAATCCGCAGCCGCCCTGAAAGTCGAAATTGAGTACATCGATATTTCCGCTACGTACATCAAGGATGTGCTGATGAAACCAAAACATGGATACGGAAGTGCTATGAATCCGTGTCTGGATTGCCGTGGATACATGCTGGCTCGTGCAAAAAAATACATGGAAGATGCGGGCGCTCAATTTGTTTTCACTGGAGAAGTGCTCGGCCAGCGTCCCATGTCGCAGTACAGAAAAGCGCTCGATATTGTGGCAGAAGAGAGTGGTCTGGGAAGACTCCTGGTGCGGCCACTTTCTGCGCAGCTTCTGCCTCCCACAATTCCGGAAGAAAACGGATGGATCGTTCGGGAAAAGCTCGCTGGAATTTCAGGACGCTCCCGCAAAGAACAATACCGGTTGGCGGAAGAGCTTGGTGTTTCTGTTTATTCGCAACCCGCCGGCGGATGCTGTTCTTTAGCAGACGTAAGCTATGGCAAAAAATTCCGTGATCTTTTGAGTCACATGGAAGAAGGAAATATTCCTTCGCTGGATGATGTCATTCTGTTGAAAGTTGGCAGACATTTTCGACCGTCGCAATCTTTGAAAGTTGTGGTTGGAAGGGATGAAGTTGAGAATAAGTTCCTGGAACACTATTCCGGTAGCGGAAGAGCGGTCTTATCTTCGATTGACGTTGTTGGCCCCGTAACAATTGCGGAAGGACATCTGGATTTTGACGAGTTACAAACAGCCGCAGCCATTACCGCCCGATATGCGGATCATGAAGGGGCTGAAACGATCCGGATCAAGTACGAATACAGGGACACTTCCGGAATCATGGAGGTGCATCCTGTGGAGACTCAACAGCTGGATGCATGGCGTTTGTGTTGA
- a CDS encoding beta/gamma crystallin family protein, whose product MNANFRSGYMEGYKDGYDLRDDDFDDEDRVRLSGTTTGFVTVFTNRDFDGTSRALAPGEYPYLNGKLNKTIHSVEIHGPMRVILFDEPNFRGRRMILEEDTFDLDDFNFGDRAESMIIERLD is encoded by the coding sequence GTGAACGCCAATTTTCGTTCTGGTTACATGGAAGGTTACAAAGATGGATATGATTTGCGTGATGATGACTTCGATGATGAAGACCGGGTTCGATTGTCCGGAACCACCACTGGCTTCGTTACTGTATTCACAAATCGGGATTTCGACGGAACCAGCAGGGCTTTGGCTCCTGGAGAATACCCATATTTAAATGGAAAGTTAAACAAAACGATCCATTCAGTGGAGATTCATGGTCCGATGAGAGTCATTCTCTTTGACGAACCCAATTTTCGTGGAAGAAGAATGATTCTTGAAGAAGATACGTTCGATCTGGATGATTTCAATTTTGGCGACCGCGCCGAATCCATGATCATCGAGCGACTCGACTAA
- a CDS encoding VOC family protein: MPPTLGDGKICYLEIPAVDVGRSVAFYQTVFGWQIRRRSDGSTAFDDGVGEVSGTWVTGRQPSNAPGVLIYIMVDDVAATVEAIVNQGCEIVQPIGMDAPEVTARFRDPAGNIFGLYQEPA, from the coding sequence ATGCCTCCCACATTGGGCGACGGTAAGATTTGTTATCTTGAAATTCCTGCAGTCGACGTCGGTCGATCTGTCGCTTTCTACCAGACTGTTTTTGGCTGGCAGATCCGGCGGCGCAGCGACGGCAGCACTGCCTTTGATGATGGAGTCGGAGAAGTGAGCGGCACATGGGTAACCGGTCGTCAGCCCTCTAACGCACCCGGTGTCTTGATCTACATTATGGTTGATGATGTTGCCGCAACGGTGGAGGCGATCGTCAATCAGGGGTGCGAGATCGTACAGCCTATAGGCATGGATGCGCCTGAAGTGACCGCGAGATTCCGCGATCCCGCCGGCAATATCTTCGGTCTTTATCAGGAGCCGGCGTAG
- a CDS encoding biotin transporter BioY: MHEAIVKIQAWSRTEKLFLKSFAAAVFAFFTVLAAEVRIPLPFTPIPMTLQTFVAPLAGGFLGAAFGAGSMLLYMALGIAGLNVFAAASGGLDFFLAPSAGYVLGFVLAAWILGYVQDRTTKNVHLLAALIFTHIVIFACGVAGLMLNLNLSIQEAFAKGVAPFLIGDVFKISASYLILASYNRLRRQIQPE, from the coding sequence ATGCACGAAGCAATTGTTAAAATCCAGGCCTGGAGCAGGACAGAGAAGCTGTTCCTGAAATCGTTTGCCGCCGCGGTCTTTGCCTTCTTTACGGTGCTTGCAGCGGAAGTCCGAATTCCCCTGCCCTTCACGCCGATTCCGATGACTCTCCAGACTTTCGTTGCGCCGCTTGCCGGCGGTTTTCTTGGAGCTGCATTCGGCGCGGGTTCTATGCTTCTTTACATGGCTCTGGGGATTGCAGGCCTGAACGTTTTTGCCGCAGCGTCAGGGGGTCTGGACTTTTTTCTAGCGCCTTCTGCCGGATACGTTCTTGGGTTTGTTCTTGCAGCCTGGATTCTTGGATATGTTCAGGATCGCACGACAAAGAACGTTCACTTGCTTGCCGCACTCATTTTTACTCACATCGTTATCTTTGCATGCGGAGTTGCCGGCCTGATGTTGAATCTGAATCTATCCATTCAAGAAGCTTTCGCTAAAGGAGTTGCACCTTTCCTGATTGGAGATGTATTCAAAATCTCAGCTTCTTACTTGATTCTCGCTTCCTACAATCGTTTGCGACGCCAGATACAGCCGGAATAA
- a CDS encoding OPT/YSL family transporter: MLETQETPVVDPELHWVQHVYRRGVKQLTTRAVLAGMIIGAIMCLSNLYVFFKTGWSMGVTVTAVILAFAFFHLLRAVRVTKSEFTILENNAMGSVASAAAYMTGGGNMAAFGALLMLTSVRPDAVVMILWFSVIAAMGVFVAIPVKRQLINREQLAFPTGLATGETLKSLHQAGQGYGLIKAKLLAISGAAAAFLAWFRDAKADWMPFNIPAAIPVPFQIAGRAAKDWTLSLKSELILIGAGALMSFRAGWSLLIGGLLTYGVLGPSLFERGLIPEVSYKAIVNWTLWPGAALLVAAGFTTFAMDYKSIARSFAGIKRILMRQKQDENDPVAAVESPDWWFPAGYFTLAPLAVLLMIWLFQIPWWAAIIAIPLAVIMGFVAARVTGETDVTPTKALGPVTQLIYGLLTPGNLVGNIMSGNVTGGVGLHSADLLTDLKSGYMVGADPRQQLKAQLFGVIAGGLVVVPAFWLIIPDPALLGTEEWPAPSCLVWAGVSQAFSNGISTLHPSARIAALIGGILGIVLALLEKFTPARLKKFVPSSSGLGISMVIPGSNSIAMFIGASIAELLNKKKPALGDLTVFPVASGMIAGESLMGIVIAMLIVSGVLSR, from the coding sequence GTGCTGGAAACACAAGAAACTCCAGTTGTAGATCCAGAACTACATTGGGTGCAGCATGTTTACCGCCGCGGCGTAAAACAGCTGACCACACGCGCCGTATTAGCAGGAATGATCATTGGGGCGATCATGTGTCTTTCCAACCTGTACGTCTTTTTTAAAACAGGTTGGAGCATGGGAGTCACTGTGACGGCGGTGATCCTTGCGTTTGCATTCTTCCATCTGCTCCGCGCTGTGAGGGTCACCAAATCTGAATTCACGATCCTGGAAAATAATGCGATGGGATCGGTGGCATCCGCTGCCGCTTACATGACAGGTGGTGGAAACATGGCTGCATTCGGTGCGCTACTCATGCTGACTTCCGTGCGGCCTGATGCGGTGGTTATGATTCTGTGGTTCAGTGTAATCGCCGCAATGGGAGTGTTTGTGGCGATCCCTGTAAAACGCCAGTTGATCAACCGCGAACAACTCGCATTTCCAACCGGACTTGCCACTGGCGAAACACTGAAATCCCTTCACCAGGCGGGGCAGGGGTACGGACTCATCAAAGCAAAACTACTTGCAATCAGCGGGGCAGCAGCAGCGTTTCTCGCATGGTTTCGCGATGCAAAAGCAGATTGGATGCCGTTTAACATCCCGGCAGCGATTCCTGTTCCGTTTCAAATTGCGGGACGCGCAGCAAAAGACTGGACTCTATCTTTAAAAAGCGAACTGATACTGATTGGAGCCGGCGCGCTAATGAGCTTTCGCGCCGGATGGTCGTTATTAATCGGAGGATTGCTCACTTACGGAGTTCTTGGGCCTTCTTTGTTTGAGCGCGGGCTCATTCCTGAAGTCAGCTATAAGGCAATCGTAAATTGGACTCTCTGGCCGGGCGCGGCGTTACTTGTGGCCGCAGGATTTACAACATTCGCGATGGATTACAAAAGCATCGCGCGTTCTTTCGCAGGGATCAAACGAATTCTCATGCGGCAAAAACAGGATGAGAATGATCCGGTGGCTGCTGTTGAATCGCCTGATTGGTGGTTTCCGGCCGGCTATTTCACTCTGGCGCCATTGGCGGTGCTATTGATGATCTGGCTTTTTCAAATACCGTGGTGGGCGGCGATCATTGCAATCCCACTAGCGGTAATCATGGGTTTTGTTGCCGCCCGAGTTACCGGCGAAACGGATGTTACGCCAACCAAAGCCCTTGGCCCGGTTACACAATTGATTTATGGACTCCTGACACCGGGCAATCTCGTTGGCAACATCATGAGCGGAAATGTTACCGGTGGTGTTGGACTTCATTCTGCAGATCTGCTCACCGATTTAAAGTCCGGATACATGGTAGGCGCAGATCCAAGACAACAACTAAAAGCGCAATTGTTCGGAGTTATTGCAGGCGGGCTAGTGGTGGTTCCTGCGTTCTGGCTGATTATTCCGGATCCTGCCCTGCTGGGAACAGAAGAATGGCCGGCGCCTTCCTGCCTGGTCTGGGCAGGCGTGTCTCAAGCATTTTCTAATGGAATTTCAACCCTGCATCCTTCCGCTCGAATCGCAGCTCTGATCGGCGGAATTCTGGGAATCGTACTTGCACTTCTGGAAAAATTTACACCCGCAAGACTGAAAAAATTTGTTCCTTCTTCATCCGGACTTGGAATATCGATGGTCATACCGGGAAGCAACAGCATTGCAATGTTTATCGGCGCTTCGATTGCTGAGCTGCTCAATAAGAAAAAACCTGCACTTGGAGATCTCACAGTATTTCCGGTCGCTTCCGGTATGATTGCCGGTGAAAGTCTGATGGGCATCGTGATCGCAATGCTTATCGTGTCCGGCGTTCTCTCGCGCTAA
- a CDS encoding serine hydrolase, with the protein MRLSKDVRTYLIDAFYSWTVQVSRCSLTCMLAFVMILAGAQASQSSSANALPSDAEIRNILNERVRAISAQEDGIGIVVGVIEPQGRRVISHGHLKDSRPLDGNTVFEIGSVTKVFTGLLLADMVNKREVDFADQVAKYLPASVRIPSLNRRSITFLDLATHTSALPFMPEQSGKADYSAADLYQFLAAYKLRYDIGTKWEYSNIGYWLLSETLTSRAGRDYESLLRERVITPLKLANTDFILSPKMKEHLPGGHDAASQPAPPMSTIPVYSVMPAAGALFSTVNDLLTLLSVAIGYEHSPLAKAVALSVSTSRPVSKSGDEQALGWTVIGKGNDQLIFRDGGTFGYSSCVMWDPVKRVGVAVLSNHAASVADIARHILRPDFPLEHPKPVPKEISLESSILNAYVGRYDAAGEGVFAIIREGDALMLESPESWGLPRLRIRPESEMNFFASELPLRITFQRGSDGSVIGILIYPPRGQKAVPAKRISSK; encoded by the coding sequence TTGAGGCTTTCTAAAGACGTTCGCACCTATCTTATCGATGCTTTCTACTCCTGGACAGTGCAAGTATCTCGATGTTCTCTTACCTGCATGCTTGCATTCGTGATGATTCTTGCGGGAGCTCAGGCGTCGCAAAGCTCAAGTGCGAATGCTCTCCCGTCTGATGCTGAAATTCGCAACATACTCAATGAACGGGTCCGCGCGATCTCCGCTCAAGAAGATGGCATAGGCATTGTCGTTGGAGTTATCGAGCCGCAAGGTCGAAGGGTCATCTCGCATGGCCACCTCAAAGACTCACGACCACTGGATGGCAACACCGTTTTTGAAATTGGCTCGGTAACCAAGGTCTTCACTGGCCTTTTGCTAGCGGACATGGTCAATAAGCGTGAAGTTGACTTCGCAGATCAAGTCGCGAAATATCTACCGGCCAGTGTCAGGATCCCTTCATTGAATCGCCGCTCGATTACGTTTTTGGATCTAGCGACTCACACGTCAGCTTTGCCCTTCATGCCCGAGCAATCTGGCAAAGCTGATTACTCCGCAGCCGATCTTTATCAATTCCTGGCCGCTTATAAGCTGCGGTACGACATCGGGACCAAGTGGGAATACTCGAACATCGGTTACTGGCTCTTGAGCGAGACACTTACATCTCGCGCCGGTAGAGATTACGAGAGCCTCTTGCGCGAGCGAGTCATCACTCCGTTGAAGCTCGCGAACACAGACTTCATTCTTTCGCCAAAGATGAAGGAACACCTCCCGGGCGGCCACGATGCCGCCTCGCAGCCCGCGCCACCGATGTCAACTATTCCTGTCTATTCGGTCATGCCGGCTGCAGGAGCCCTTTTTTCAACGGTGAATGATCTTTTAACGCTCCTTTCCGTTGCGATTGGGTATGAGCATTCGCCTCTCGCAAAGGCGGTGGCACTTAGCGTGAGCACGAGCCGACCTGTGTCGAAGTCTGGCGATGAACAAGCGTTGGGCTGGACGGTTATCGGGAAGGGCAACGACCAACTCATCTTTCGGGATGGTGGCACCTTTGGCTATAGCAGTTGTGTGATGTGGGATCCGGTGAAACGCGTTGGCGTAGCCGTATTGTCAAATCATGCAGCAAGTGTTGCCGACATCGCGCGTCATATTCTTAGGCCCGATTTCCCTTTGGAGCATCCGAAACCTGTACCTAAAGAAATCAGTCTCGAATCTTCAATACTGAACGCATATGTCGGTCGCTATGATGCGGCTGGCGAAGGCGTGTTTGCGATCATTCGCGAAGGAGATGCGCTCATGCTTGAATCACCAGAGAGCTGGGGACTTCCGAGGCTGCGCATCCGACCGGAGAGTGAGATGAATTTCTTTGCATCAGAGTTACCGCTTCGAATCACCTTTCAGAGAGGCAGTGACGGCAGCGTGATCGGAATTCTGATCTATCCACCGCGCGGTCAAAAAGCAGTCCCCGCGAAAAGAATCAGTTCGAAATAG
- a CDS encoding DUF3857 domain-containing protein: MAFVLIRRILFLLLLSYSFLEAAPVQRFQPLKDTLNEYGILKLPDASDYADVPAVAVLSLQEYKQNGPRHTRRFHKIIKIFTADGKQYTNIKLPCFSTCHVEARTIKANGKIINLPSKDLYRNQNLSGYNSPFFLAQFALPGVEPGDMVEYVATVDYPMPFFLEDFLFSEPYPLLKGMLVLVHPVEDSYAYVRYSPPGAKAIHVSQDRITEQQNHFSRTTFVVEKVPAAIEEPYSPKARQDLPGVRLILQSRSGRQIEVFKDWFSYGNFISSQITVSPIIEQELIQFVDQAVGNLKDTQEIIKAIYSAAEKRVQITDETIWMAGFEFRSPKDVFKDKAAAPHDFALFLATCFKSKRWLSDLVFVNSYEQAETSADRVFPLDLDLVFLNVRTPAGEFLLDCSGNGIPPFQLSSAGMNRFALGVPLFVTTTRFTKAGTYTSRTSFHEGNRSHIEIVASPSEDRWNLDFRWTLSGEFGTEWLRLYRQKGEMELRKQYMSRLRSHMDAYEFRETQYSFTGKGLEIRGKASRARKKLDSKEEVFQNDIWDSGFDLRPHLLENRVNRVVLPASGEFSSTLRLRAPGARANLPTAVRLDCAPLQYTLAFQKQKDDIVIDEKLSIREKEIKTASFSKFSDFLNQYYEKHFWAILVTAP; encoded by the coding sequence ATGGCGTTTGTGTTGATTCGAAGAATCCTGTTCCTGCTCTTGCTTTCGTATTCCTTTCTGGAAGCTGCTCCCGTTCAGCGTTTTCAGCCGCTTAAGGACACGCTGAATGAGTACGGAATACTGAAACTTCCCGATGCTTCCGACTATGCTGATGTTCCCGCAGTCGCCGTTCTGTCTCTTCAAGAATACAAACAGAATGGTCCCAGACACACGCGGCGCTTTCACAAGATCATCAAAATTTTTACGGCCGATGGGAAACAATATACAAATATCAAGCTTCCTTGTTTTTCCACGTGTCATGTAGAAGCCAGAACGATCAAAGCAAATGGGAAGATCATCAATCTTCCTTCAAAGGACCTGTATCGCAATCAAAATCTCAGCGGCTACAATTCGCCGTTCTTTCTTGCCCAATTTGCGCTGCCTGGCGTGGAGCCCGGCGACATGGTTGAGTATGTGGCGACTGTTGACTATCCGATGCCTTTCTTTCTGGAGGATTTTCTTTTTTCGGAACCCTATCCTTTGCTGAAAGGCATGCTGGTTCTTGTGCATCCCGTGGAAGATTCCTATGCCTATGTCCGCTACTCGCCTCCCGGAGCGAAAGCGATTCATGTAAGCCAGGACCGCATCACAGAGCAACAAAACCATTTTAGCCGTACTACATTTGTAGTAGAAAAGGTCCCGGCTGCGATAGAGGAGCCTTACTCACCAAAAGCGAGACAGGACCTTCCCGGTGTCCGTTTGATCTTGCAATCGCGGTCAGGACGGCAGATCGAAGTTTTCAAAGATTGGTTCAGTTATGGAAACTTCATTTCCTCTCAAATCACCGTTTCTCCCATCATCGAGCAGGAGCTTATCCAGTTTGTGGATCAAGCGGTGGGTAATCTGAAGGATACTCAGGAAATCATCAAAGCAATCTATTCGGCTGCTGAAAAACGAGTTCAAATCACCGATGAAACCATCTGGATGGCCGGCTTCGAGTTCCGTTCTCCCAAGGATGTCTTTAAGGATAAAGCCGCGGCTCCGCACGATTTCGCGCTTTTTCTTGCAACCTGTTTTAAAAGTAAGCGGTGGCTTTCCGATCTCGTGTTCGTGAATTCCTATGAACAGGCGGAAACCAGCGCGGACAGAGTTTTTCCGCTGGATCTGGACCTCGTGTTCTTGAACGTGAGAACGCCCGCAGGGGAATTTTTGCTCGACTGCAGCGGCAATGGGATTCCTCCATTTCAACTCTCCTCTGCGGGAATGAACCGTTTTGCCCTCGGAGTCCCTTTGTTCGTTACCACTACCAGATTTACAAAAGCAGGTACTTACACTTCGCGAACTTCTTTTCATGAAGGAAACAGAAGCCACATCGAAATTGTGGCGAGTCCTTCGGAAGACCGGTGGAATCTTGATTTCCGCTGGACGCTCTCGGGTGAATTTGGAACAGAATGGCTGCGGCTATACAGGCAAAAAGGGGAAATGGAGTTGCGGAAGCAATATATGAGTCGTTTGCGTTCGCACATGGATGCGTACGAGTTTCGTGAGACTCAGTACAGCTTTACAGGGAAAGGACTCGAAATCCGTGGAAAAGCTTCACGGGCAAGAAAAAAACTCGATTCAAAGGAGGAAGTTTTCCAGAACGATATCTGGGATTCGGGGTTTGATTTGCGTCCGCATCTTTTGGAAAACCGCGTCAATCGTGTGGTGTTACCGGCATCCGGAGAATTCTCCAGCACGCTGCGGCTCCGCGCTCCTGGAGCCAGAGCCAATCTTCCAACCGCCGTCCGTCTCGATTGCGCGCCGCTACAGTACACGCTCGCTTTTCAGAAACAGAAGGATGATATTGTTATCGATGAAAAACTTTCGATAAGGGAAAAGGAAATCAAGACCGCCTCTTTTTCCAAATTCTCAGATTTTTTGAATCAGTATTATGAAAAACATTTCTGGGCAATCCTGGTGACGGCGCCATGA